TATGCTCCAGATATTAAAGAGATGTTGGATATTGGAGTTAACCTTGGTTTGAGTATTGGTGGTGCGCCTACTGAGTATGATCGTAATAGTGATGGTGGTTGGAATGTTAAAAATGCAAGATTAGATGAAATCAGTTTAACCAGTATGCCTGCAAACATGGATACTTTAGGCACAGTTACTACTGCTAAAGGAGTAGTAGAAGGAACATGCTTCGCAGGAGTATGTAAATATGTTGTATATTTTATTTAATAAAACATTTTAATGAATCTCTGATATTAAATTTAAAATATCTTATACTAGAGAAAAGAACAATGAATAGTAGAATTGATTGGTGTATTTAATCATTAATTTAATATAATATTATTTACACAAATAGTTTTAATAAGTATATTATGGGATTTTTATGGAAATGGTCGAAGAACATATTAAAGGTATATTAAAAAATAGAAAAATTCATTTTACTTTAATTGATCCTGATGAGCAAACACCTCAAGAAGCTTTACAAATAGCTGAAGAAGCTATTCGTGGGGGTACTGATGGAATCATGATTGGTGGATCAACTGTTAATAATGATGAAGTTGATGAAACTTGTAAAATATTATCTGAAAATATAGATGTTCCAATTATTTTATTCCCTGGAAATATTAATAGTGTAAGTAAATATGCTGATGCAATATTTTTCATGAGTTATTTAAATTCTACTAATCCTTATTGGATTTATGGAGCTCAAGCATTAGCAGCACCTATTGTAAAACAAGCAGATATTGAAGTTTTACCAATGGGGTACATGGTTGTTCAACCTGGTGGAACTGTTGGGTGGGTTGGAGATGCTAAATTAGTGCCTAGGAATAAACCAAAAATACCTGCAGCTTATGCAATGTCTGCTGAACTTTTAGGAATGAGGTTTTTTTATATTGAAGCAGGTTCAGGAGCAGATAAACCAATTCCACCAGAAATGGTGGCATATACTAAAAAAGCCACTGAAAACATGGTAATTATTGTAGGTGGAGGTATTCGTAATGGTGAATCTGCATATGCTGCAGCTAAAGCTGGTGGAGACATAATTGTCACAGGAACTATTGTAGAAGAAACTAATGATGTTAAAGGTAAAATTGAAGAGATTACAGCAGCTATTAGAAAAGCTTCAATAGAGTAGTTTGCTGATGCTCTTACTTAATTTTTTTATTATTTTACTAACTTATTTTTATTTGAGATTATGTTAAATTCATTGTATATTAAAGCAGCTAGTAAAAGGGGTTCTATTAAGGAAGCCATACCTGAACTTGAAGGGGATTCTGTTGTATTTAATAATTGGGATGATAAAACAATTATAAGTAGTGATGATGAATTTTCAATAGGTGCGGGTGATGGAAGTTTTAATAAAAAGAAGTTTTTAGGATTTAATTTTTACGCAGTATCTGCCGAGTCATTGATTTTTGATGGGCAACTTAAACGTGTTGAACAAAGTGATATAGATAAATTTCCATATTTGTCATATTTAGATGAATTTTTAAGTAATTACATGTCTATTTTTGAGCTTAAATGTTGTTTAAGTTCTCTTGAAGAGTATAATGTGGATTATTATTTGGTTGATGGATCAATTTATGGAGATTTACAAAATCCATTTCCAAAAGGGGTTGAAACATCTGCTAAAGATAAAAAAAATTTAATTTCTGCTACATTAAATGATTTTGAAGATATGGTTAAGAATGCAGGTGATAAAAGTATTTCTTCTCCAAAATTGTTTGATAGATATTTTAGGATTTATGAGGAACAAAAATATCCATATACTTTATATTTAACAACTATTGAAAAATTAGTTGTTTTAAAAGAGATTTTAAAAAATCCTAAAAAGATGATAGCTATTTCTAAAAGTTCTTCTAATAATGATATATTCCATACTAATGTTCCAGATATAGCTATTTTTGATAAATATACAAGTAAACAAGGTATTTCAAAAATAATTCGTAAAAAAGTATCTGTAGATATTAACACAACTTTTCCAGTTTATGATGAATTTTTTAAAGAATTAAAATTTACAATTTTTTATTTAAGATTGGCAGATTATAAAAATGTATTGAAAGTAGAGTTGCCTTATGATGCATCTATGATGGAAATTGAAGAAATTGCTAGTAAACTTAAGAAATTTTCAATAAATGGTTATCCATATTTACTTAAAAAAGCACACAATGATGTAGTTATTTCTGATAATAATATTAGAGAACTTATAAATATTGCTAAAGTCCGTGAAAAATCAGGTAGAGAAATGTTATAAATTAAAGGTGTGATATTATGATTATAGGGAGATGTATAGGGGAAATCTCATTATTGGAATTGGATTTTATTTCTAATTGTGTACCTAATGTTGGAGAATATGTTTCCATTGAATATGATGGAAAAAATGTTTTAGGTATGATTGAGGATTTAGTTAGAGGTAATGTGGCGTTAAATAGTGAAATATATGATGTAGATGATATTAAAACTATAACTGATGTAAGTGGGGATGATTTATACATTAAAGGAAAAATTCGTTTGCTTGGAGATGTAAATGATAATTTGAAGTTGCCAAGGATTCCAGCACCTCCTGGAACACCTATATTTAAAGCTGATGATAAAATTCTAAAAAAAGTATTTAATTTAAAAAATCCTTTAAAATTGGGAACATTAGTTAATCAAAATGATATTGAAGTTAATGTAGATGTAAATTCTATTATGAATAGACATTTAGCGATTTTAGCTATGACTGGTGCAGGTAAGTCAAATACTGTATCTGTTCTAATTGATGGTTTGTTAAAATACAATGCACCAGTTTTTATTTTTGATATGCATGGAGAGTATGTTGATGCTACTTTTACTAATGGTGAAGTAAATGTTATTGATCCTATAATAAATCCAACATATATGTCTTTTTCAGAAATTAGAAAACTAGCTAAGATAACTGGTTCAGCTCATATTCAAGAAAGATACTTTAGAAAAGCTTTTAATAAAGCAAAAGAGATTATAAGCAGTGGTGGGGCTGGAACTAATGATTTTTTAAAAATTATATTTTCAGTTTTAGAAAGCTGGTATAATGATGAAGGAAAAACATCTAAAGAAAAAAACAGTATTATGGATGTAATGAATAAAGTAGATGACTTGAAGGAAAAATATTCTAATCTTTTTAATACAAATAAAGGAAATATTCTAGGAACAATTCAAATAGGTAAAGCTAATGTATTAAATTTAAGTCAAACAGATGAAGCAACAGCTGAAGTTCTTGTAAGTCATATTATGAGAAATTCTTTACAATATAGAAAAAATGCTGTTCATAAAACAAGTAATAAAACTTTAGATTTTCCAGTATTTTATATTCTTGAAGAAGCACATATTTTAGCTCCAAATAAACGAGATTCTGATTCTAAATTTTGGATTCAAAGAGTAGCTAGGGAAGGACGTAAATTTGGGCTTGGTTTATGTTTAGTAAGTCAATCTCCAAAAACTGTTGATCATGATGCATTATCTCAAATGAATAATATGATTATTTTAAGATTAGTTGAACCAGAAGATCAAAGACATGTACAATCAGCTAGTGAAAGTTTATCTGGAGATTTAGTAAAACAATTACCTTCTTTAAATGTTGGTGAAGCTATTTTAACAGGGCTCATGACAAATGTTCCAACATTAGTTAAAATTGATGAGTTTAAGGGTCGTCGACATGGTGGAGATTTGGATGTTGTATCTATATTAGCTAATTTTAAAGAAGATGAAGCTGAAGAAATTAGAAAACAAGAAGAAGATAGTCTTAATTTAGGTTATGACTATTGATTTTAATTATTTTTTTTATTTTTTATTATTTTTCTAATGCTACCATACTATTAAATATGGTATTAGTCATATAATTAAGTGTTAAATACTTTAATTTTAGAGTGTTTATTGGTTATATCAAAATTTTAAAAAGGTAATATAATGAAATTTGCACATTTGGCAGATACTCATTTAGGTTATAGACAATTCGGCTTACTTGAGCGGGAAAAAGACTTTTATGAAGTATTTGATAAAATTATAAATAAAATAATTGAAGAAAAAGTTGATTTTGTAATACATAGTGGAGATTTATTTGACTCTGCAAGACCATCACCAAGTGCTCTTTTAGCTTTTCAAAAAGGATTACTTAAGTTGAAAGGTGCTGGGATACAAATGTATGCTATTGCTGGAAATCATGATATTGTAAATCGTAATGGAGCTATACCTCCCCAAGTTTTATTTAAAAAATTTGGTTTGAAGGTAATAAGCCCAATTAATACTAATTATTTGCATGATGATGTTTTTATTGCAGGTTTACCATTTTATCCAGCTTCTCAAGGTAAAAATCTTAAAAATAAATTAGAAGAGTTGTCTAAAAAAGCAGAAAATCATGAAGAATCTATTCTTGTTTTACATCAGGGAATTGATAAATATTTTAATTTATCATATGAATTAGAAATAGGAGATCTTCCAGATAATTTTGATTATTATGCATTAGGTCATATTCATAATTATATCTGTGATGATTTCGGTAAAGGAAAATTAGTTTATCCAGGATCTAGTGAAACTTGGAATGTTAATGAATTAGTGGATTTTAAGAAAAATGGAAAAGGTTTTGTTATAGTTGATTTAGACGGACCAAAAGTTGATGTTAAAAGAATTAAAATGGATACTCCTCGTGAATTCATTGTAAAAACTATTGATTATAGAAATTTAGGTGCTGAAATTGATGCTATTAAAAACACAATAAAAGATTTTGATAAAAAACCTATTTTAAATTTAAAAATTAATAATATTGATTCAAGTGCTGGAGAAATATATGAATTTATTAACAGGGAACTTGGTGACTTAGCATTAATGATTAGGCCTACATTTAATGTACTTGATAGGGAAGTAGATGTTAATGCAATTATTGATGATGAAAATGCATTAGGTCCTAAAGAACTTTTAATTGATGAATTAAAAGAATATGATAATGAAAATATTAATAATTTAGCTATTGAATTATATGATTTACTTTCAAAAAATAAAATTGAAGATTCTGAAGATTTAATTTCCCAATTTTTCAGTGAGAATTATGGTATTGATTATGAAAAGGATGATGAAGAAATTACTGAAAGTAAACCTAAAGATGATCAAGTAAGATTTAGTGGGGCTACTCAATGATTTTTACAAAATTAACATTAAATAATTTTAAATCCTATGATCATGAGGTTATTAGATTTGGTGATGGGATTACAGTTATTGTAGGGGAAAATGGTGCTGGAAAATCTACTATTTTAGAAGCTATTAGTTTCGCATTATTTAAACAACATACTGCTAAAAAAATTGATGATTTAGTAAGAAATGGTAGTGATGAAAACATGTATGTTGCATTAGAATTTATTTCTAATGGTAAAGAATACAAAATTCATCGTGAGAAAACTAAATCTGGTTTAAAATCAACATTTCTCAAAAAAACTACTTCAAAAGGCCAATTTATTCCTTCATGTGCTGGTGATAAAGAAGTAGCTAATGAAATTCAATCTATTTTAGATATTGATTCAGACTTATTTTTAAATGCAATTTATATAAGGCAAGGTGAAATTGCAGAGTTAGTTGATAAAACTGCATCTGAGAAAAAACAATTAATTGGAAAATTATTAGGATTGGATTCTTTGGAAAAGGCTTGGAAAAATTTACAACCAATTATAAGTGATTATGAAAAGTCTCAAGCTGAACTTAAAGGAAAATTGTTTTCATCTGAAGAGTTAAAAGAGGAATATAATCATAAAAAAGCATTGTTAGATAGTCTTAAAGAAAAAGGATTATCTTTAGAAAAGCATATTGAAGAAGTTAAAGGGATGAAAGCAGAAAAACATACTGAAAAAACAAATATGGAACGAGAAAAAGAAATATTTGATAACTTCAATAATAATTTAGATGCTGAGAAAAAAAGGTTAGAATCTCTTGAAAATGATAAGAGGACTCTTCAAGATAATTTAGATGAAATAAGAAAAGCAGAAGAACAAATTATAAGATTAGAGAAATTTGTTAAAAAATTACCTTTATATTTAGACTTTGAGAAATCTGTTACAAGTATTCAACAATTAGAATTGGATAAACATAAAATTGAAGAAGATTTAAATTCAATTGCAACTCAAGAAGAACTTTTAGCATCTAAAAAAGAAGGTTATAATAGTTTCTTAGCAGCTGATGAAAAAATTGAAAAGCTTAATAATCAAAAACTTAATCTTGAAAAAGAATTAGCTACTCTTGCTCAACTTGAAAAAGATAAAAAAGAACTCCTTAAATCTATTGAGGGAAATAGGAATGAAATTGAATCTTTTTTCTCTGTAACAAAAGATAAATTATATGATAATGGTTTATCTCAGGATATTTTATCTGATGTGGATAATTTTAATCAATTAGAAGAAGTTACAAATAATTTTAGTGAAGAAGTTTCAAATAAAGTTAAAGATTTAAGTACTGAAATTATTTCTAAAAATGAGGCTATTGTTAAATTTAATCAGACAATTGAAGGTGCACAAAAGCCATTAGATGAATTAAAAGATGTTGAAAACAAATGTCCTGTTTGTCAATCTGATATTGGTCCTCAAAAGAAAAATGAGTTAATTGATTATTATAATGAAGAAATTGAATCCAATAAAAATGCTATTGTAGAAACTAATGAAAATATACGTCTTTTAAATAAAAATAGGGATAGTTTTGAAGAAAAATATAATAAACTTCAAATATTGTCTAAAGATATTATTGGTTATAAAAATAAATTTGATAATTTGGAAAAAGATTTAGTTAAACTTAATGAGATTGATGATGGATTGGAATCTAAAGAATATACTAATAATAAGTTAGGTGAACTTATATTGGAAATATCTGAAGAAAAATCTAATCGTGAAAATTATAAAGAATCTTATGATGCATATATTAAGTCTAAAGGGGCTTTGGATGTTTTAAGTAGTAAAACAGAACTTCAATATAAATTAAATCAAATTAATAATGAAATTGATGTTCATGTTAAAAATATTAAATTGGCTATTGATCAAGATCCTCATTTAAATAGTGATATGAGTACTAATGATCTTCAATCAAGAATTAATGAATTAAAACAAAAAGAAGAAGAATATAATCAACTTAAAGGTTTTGTTCAAAATAAAAAAGCTTTGGAAGGTCAATTAACTTCTAAAAAAGAAGATATTAGTGTTTCATTTAATCAAATTGAGATATTGAAAAATAAAATAGCTGCTTCTGTTTATGATAAAGAAAAATATGAGAAATTAATTTATCTTTATGAAGTTTATGAAAGAAGATATGATGAGTTTACAAATGAACTTTCAGGAATTAAAGGTAGAGCTAAAGAATTAATAGCTAATGTTAATGATTTAACAGAGAAAATATTATCTAATTACAAATTCCAACAAGAATATAAAAATACATCTGAGTATATAAATCTATTAAACCATATTAGAACTTTATACTCTAAAAATGGTATTCAAAAAGAGTTAAGAAACCGTTCAAGACCTGTAATTCAGAAGTATACTAAAGATTTCTTTGATGAATTTAATTTTAATTATTCTGATTTGATATTGGATGAAGATTATAATGTAACAGTATTTGGTCCTGAAGGTGAATCTTCAATGAGTATGGTTAGTGGTGGTGAAAAAATAGCTATTGCACTAGCTTTAAGACTTGGTATAACTCAAGCTATGGCGAAAGGTGATTTGGATACTATTCTTTTAGATGAGCCTACTATACATTTAGATAGTTTCAGAAGACATGAGTTAATTAATTTATTAAAGGATATGACTGTTTTACCGCAGATGATTATTGTAACTCATGAAAGTCAACTTGAAAATGCTGCAGATAATTTGGTTAAAGTAGAAAAAGAAAATGGTATTTCAAAAGTAACTAATTAAATATTTAGGTGATAATTATTTTGAGGATAGTTCGTAGAATTTTAGATTCTACCTATTTCCTCAGCATTTTTTATTGCATCGATAATACAATTTGCATTCCATCCTACAATTGTGGATGCTTCTTTTTCTAAGTTTTCTGGAACTTCTTCAAGTCCATGTGGCCTTACAAGAACTATAGGTATATTATATGTTTTGCTTGCTTTAATCAAATCATTAAAAGTTTCTTTATTATGATTATATAAACCTGCAAGTAAAATTA
This region of uncultured Methanobrevibacter sp. genomic DNA includes:
- a CDS encoding geranylgeranylglyceryl/heptaprenylglyceryl phosphate synthase is translated as MEMVEEHIKGILKNRKIHFTLIDPDEQTPQEALQIAEEAIRGGTDGIMIGGSTVNNDEVDETCKILSENIDVPIILFPGNINSVSKYADAIFFMSYLNSTNPYWIYGAQALAAPIVKQADIEVLPMGYMVVQPGGTVGWVGDAKLVPRNKPKIPAAYAMSAELLGMRFFYIEAGSGADKPIPPEMVAYTKKATENMVIIVGGGIRNGESAYAAAKAGGDIIVTGTIVEETNDVKGKIEEITAAIRKASIE
- a CDS encoding DNA double-strand break repair nuclease NurA, whose product is MLNSLYIKAASKRGSIKEAIPELEGDSVVFNNWDDKTIISSDDEFSIGAGDGSFNKKKFLGFNFYAVSAESLIFDGQLKRVEQSDIDKFPYLSYLDEFLSNYMSIFELKCCLSSLEEYNVDYYLVDGSIYGDLQNPFPKGVETSAKDKKNLISATLNDFEDMVKNAGDKSISSPKLFDRYFRIYEEQKYPYTLYLTTIEKLVVLKEILKNPKKMIAISKSSSNNDIFHTNVPDIAIFDKYTSKQGISKIIRKKVSVDINTTFPVYDEFFKELKFTIFYLRLADYKNVLKVELPYDASMMEIEEIASKLKKFSINGYPYLLKKAHNDVVISDNNIRELINIAKVREKSGREML
- a CDS encoding ATP-binding protein, with translation MIIGRCIGEISLLELDFISNCVPNVGEYVSIEYDGKNVLGMIEDLVRGNVALNSEIYDVDDIKTITDVSGDDLYIKGKIRLLGDVNDNLKLPRIPAPPGTPIFKADDKILKKVFNLKNPLKLGTLVNQNDIEVNVDVNSIMNRHLAILAMTGAGKSNTVSVLIDGLLKYNAPVFIFDMHGEYVDATFTNGEVNVIDPIINPTYMSFSEIRKLAKITGSAHIQERYFRKAFNKAKEIISSGGAGTNDFLKIIFSVLESWYNDEGKTSKEKNSIMDVMNKVDDLKEKYSNLFNTNKGNILGTIQIGKANVLNLSQTDEATAEVLVSHIMRNSLQYRKNAVHKTSNKTLDFPVFYILEEAHILAPNKRDSDSKFWIQRVAREGRKFGLGLCLVSQSPKTVDHDALSQMNNMIILRLVEPEDQRHVQSASESLSGDLVKQLPSLNVGEAILTGLMTNVPTLVKIDEFKGRRHGGDLDVVSILANFKEDEAEEIRKQEEDSLNLGYDY
- a CDS encoding DNA repair exonuclease, translated to MKFAHLADTHLGYRQFGLLEREKDFYEVFDKIINKIIEEKVDFVIHSGDLFDSARPSPSALLAFQKGLLKLKGAGIQMYAIAGNHDIVNRNGAIPPQVLFKKFGLKVISPINTNYLHDDVFIAGLPFYPASQGKNLKNKLEELSKKAENHEESILVLHQGIDKYFNLSYELEIGDLPDNFDYYALGHIHNYICDDFGKGKLVYPGSSETWNVNELVDFKKNGKGFVIVDLDGPKVDVKRIKMDTPREFIVKTIDYRNLGAEIDAIKNTIKDFDKKPILNLKINNIDSSAGEIYEFINRELGDLALMIRPTFNVLDREVDVNAIIDDENALGPKELLIDELKEYDNENINNLAIELYDLLSKNKIEDSEDLISQFFSENYGIDYEKDDEEITESKPKDDQVRFSGATQ
- a CDS encoding SMC family ATPase translates to MIFTKLTLNNFKSYDHEVIRFGDGITVIVGENGAGKSTILEAISFALFKQHTAKKIDDLVRNGSDENMYVALEFISNGKEYKIHREKTKSGLKSTFLKKTTSKGQFIPSCAGDKEVANEIQSILDIDSDLFLNAIYIRQGEIAELVDKTASEKKQLIGKLLGLDSLEKAWKNLQPIISDYEKSQAELKGKLFSSEELKEEYNHKKALLDSLKEKGLSLEKHIEEVKGMKAEKHTEKTNMEREKEIFDNFNNNLDAEKKRLESLENDKRTLQDNLDEIRKAEEQIIRLEKFVKKLPLYLDFEKSVTSIQQLELDKHKIEEDLNSIATQEELLASKKEGYNSFLAADEKIEKLNNQKLNLEKELATLAQLEKDKKELLKSIEGNRNEIESFFSVTKDKLYDNGLSQDILSDVDNFNQLEEVTNNFSEEVSNKVKDLSTEIISKNEAIVKFNQTIEGAQKPLDELKDVENKCPVCQSDIGPQKKNELIDYYNEEIESNKNAIVETNENIRLLNKNRDSFEEKYNKLQILSKDIIGYKNKFDNLEKDLVKLNEIDDGLESKEYTNNKLGELILEISEEKSNRENYKESYDAYIKSKGALDVLSSKTELQYKLNQINNEIDVHVKNIKLAIDQDPHLNSDMSTNDLQSRINELKQKEEEYNQLKGFVQNKKALEGQLTSKKEDISVSFNQIEILKNKIAASVYDKEKYEKLIYLYEVYERRYDEFTNELSGIKGRAKELIANVNDLTEKILSNYKFQQEYKNTSEYINLLNHIRTLYSKNGIQKELRNRSRPVIQKYTKDFFDEFNFNYSDLILDEDYNVTVFGPEGESSMSMVSGGEKIAIALALRLGITQAMAKGDLDTILLDEPTIHLDSFRRHELINLLKDMTVLPQMIIVTHESQLENAADNLVKVEKENGISKVTN
- a CDS encoding nuclease: MFEDEKDNKIYRLIISNGYDKNKEYMKFVEQIYSKNDFLWKESISGSYSTANKEFFEKINVIILLAGLYNHNKETFNDLIKASKTYNIPIVLVRPHGLEEVPENLEKEASTIVGWNANCIIDAIKNAEEIGRI